In Treponema denticola, one genomic interval encodes:
- a CDS encoding 3' terminal RNA ribose 2'-O-methyltransferase Hen1: MLLTISAEGNNSNILSFLLHKHPDKLQTAELSVGKAHVFYPEYSQEKTTAALLLEIDPVGMVRNAKNFTGKEFLLGQYVNDRPYVASSFMSSAISKVFSSALNGNCKEHPEYVEEALSLTVKISVLPAPRGGELLIKNLFEPLGYSIEAERHILDTKFTDWGYGKYFTLILKNKLPIKDLLSHLYVLIPVLDNEKHYFITQDEVDKLLQKGKGWLENHPSKDLIVSRYLINIKSLVRSAFNILAEEENAAQSGTEEESDSPLQKGKKERLHDQRLNAVTEKLKMSGAKSVIDLGCGDGKLIRLLLKEKQFEKIAGMDVSYSELTKCKERLHWEDMPPKQKEKLSLFQSSLMYRDKRFSGFEAAAVVEVIEHMDENRLPAFEKAVFKFARPSTVVLTTPNSEYNVQYENLASGKMRHTDHRFEWTRKEFETWAKRVADENNYSVEFFTVGEEEKNIGAPSQMAVFKYAD, from the coding sequence ATATTTTAAGTTTTTTGCTGCATAAACATCCCGATAAATTACAGACAGCAGAATTATCTGTAGGAAAGGCTCATGTTTTTTATCCCGAATACTCCCAAGAAAAAACAACGGCTGCTCTGCTTTTGGAAATCGATCCTGTCGGCATGGTGCGCAATGCAAAAAATTTTACGGGAAAGGAATTTTTACTGGGCCAATATGTAAACGACCGTCCCTATGTTGCTTCCTCATTTATGAGTTCTGCAATTTCAAAGGTCTTTTCAAGTGCCTTAAACGGAAACTGCAAAGAGCATCCGGAATATGTTGAAGAAGCTCTTTCCTTAACTGTAAAAATTTCGGTTCTTCCCGCTCCCCGCGGCGGCGAGCTTTTAATTAAAAATCTCTTTGAACCTTTAGGCTACAGTATCGAAGCCGAGCGTCATATTCTCGATACAAAATTTACCGACTGGGGTTACGGAAAATATTTTACTCTCATATTAAAAAATAAATTACCTATTAAAGATTTGCTTTCTCATCTTTATGTTTTAATTCCCGTATTGGATAACGAAAAGCATTATTTTATTACTCAGGATGAAGTCGATAAATTATTGCAAAAAGGAAAAGGCTGGCTTGAAAATCATCCTTCAAAGGATTTAATAGTTTCGCGCTATTTGATAAACATAAAATCGCTTGTCCGTTCGGCTTTTAATATTTTGGCTGAAGAAGAAAATGCGGCTCAATCCGGAACTGAAGAAGAATCGGATTCACCTCTTCAAAAAGGAAAAAAGGAAAGACTGCATGACCAAAGACTAAATGCCGTTACCGAAAAATTAAAAATGAGCGGAGCAAAAAGCGTTATCGACTTGGGATGCGGAGACGGCAAACTGATACGGCTTCTTTTAAAAGAAAAACAATTTGAAAAAATTGCAGGCATGGATGTTTCATATTCCGAATTAACAAAATGCAAGGAAAGACTGCACTGGGAGGATATGCCGCCAAAACAAAAAGAAAAACTTAGTTTATTTCAAAGTTCACTTATGTACAGAGATAAAAGATTTTCAGGCTTTGAAGCTGCCGCCGTTGTTGAAGTAATAGAACACATGGATGAAAACAGGTTACCCGCCTTCGAAAAAGCCGTTTTTAAATTTGCAAGACCAAGTACCGTAGTTCTTACCACGCCGAACAGCGAGTACAATGTGCAATATGAAAATTTAGCAAGCGGAAAAATGCGGCATACCGATCACCGTTTTGAATGGACACGCAAGGAATTTGAAACATGGGCAAAAAGAGTTGCCGATGAAAATAATTATTCCGTAGAATTTTTTACGGTAGGCGAAGAAGAAAAAAATATAGGAGCTCCGTCACAGATGGCGGTATTTAAATATGCAGATTAA
- a CDS encoding ABC transporter ATP-binding protein, translating to MLELKNISKTYKNARKKDFEVIKNISFCINKKETLGLIGDSGSGKTTIGQIITGLIMPSNGEMFFENLPLKYPVNRETRRKIQILFQHPEISFNPKLHIIDSLKEPYRIYLKEKGMEKIIRDIKELGLREEHLYRYPRELSGGELQRLALARILSITPQLIVLDEPTGMLDSVSQAQIIHLLKEYQNTHQSSYLFISHDKILAEQFCDRLIYINEGQINCK from the coding sequence ATGCTTGAACTTAAAAACATTTCTAAAACATATAAAAATGCCCGCAAAAAAGATTTTGAAGTAATTAAAAATATCAGCTTTTGCATAAATAAAAAAGAAACACTAGGCTTGATCGGGGACAGCGGAAGCGGCAAAACGACTATCGGACAAATTATAACCGGTTTAATAATGCCGTCAAATGGAGAAATGTTTTTTGAAAACCTTCCGCTTAAATATCCAGTTAATCGTGAAACAAGACGCAAAATTCAAATTCTTTTTCAGCATCCGGAAATATCTTTTAATCCCAAACTGCACATCATAGATAGCTTAAAAGAACCGTACCGTATTTATTTAAAAGAAAAAGGAATGGAGAAAATTATTCGGGATATAAAAGAATTGGGCTTAAGGGAAGAACATCTTTACCGCTACCCAAGGGAATTGAGCGGCGGAGAATTACAGCGTTTGGCTTTGGCAAGGATTCTTTCCATTACACCTCAGTTGATTGTCTTAGATGAGCCGACAGGAATGTTGGACAGCGTAAGCCAAGCTCAGATTATCCATTTATTAAAAGAATATCAAAATACACATCAATCAAGCTATCTTTTTATCAGTCATGATAAAATTTTAGCGGAACAATTTTGTGACAGACTTATCTATATAAATGAAGGACAGATAAACTGTAAATGA
- a CDS encoding TPM domain-containing protein — protein sequence MVAKKIIYALIFFICISSYAETEKNLLVDEAGVLQPEVFAKIEKHLKTVSQKSGSDAVVVIVSDAGGKSPQDYADDYFDYNDYGQGSEKEGSLLLIITGDGTPGSRYAHISTHGDKTIKTITDSVIEKLLDSLIDGGLKANNYSKGIESYLNTLSGRFYNSLSLLEVGMSLGLALLAFFFKFSGTIRKYKSKGNFAPAPFYDVSKNSLVSFATTDDSFISTNTVSHIIQTSSSKGSSGSSTTHTSSSGQTHGGGGRSF from the coding sequence ATGGTAGCAAAAAAGATTATTTATGCATTGATATTTTTTATCTGCATAAGCTCTTATGCAGAGACTGAAAAAAACCTTTTGGTAGATGAAGCCGGTGTTTTACAGCCGGAAGTTTTTGCTAAGATAGAAAAACATCTTAAAACCGTTTCCCAAAAGAGCGGGTCTGATGCAGTTGTTGTGATTGTTTCCGATGCGGGAGGAAAAAGTCCTCAAGACTATGCTGATGATTATTTTGATTACAATGACTATGGTCAAGGTTCCGAAAAAGAAGGAAGTCTTTTACTCATTATAACGGGGGACGGAACTCCGGGAAGCAGGTATGCTCATATTTCAACCCATGGGGACAAAACAATAAAAACTATTACCGACAGTGTTATAGAAAAACTCTTGGATTCGCTTATCGACGGCGGTTTAAAAGCGAATAATTATTCTAAAGGCATAGAGTCTTACCTTAACACTTTAAGCGGAAGATTTTATAACAGTCTTTCTCTTTTGGAAGTTGGAATGAGTTTAGGTCTTGCCCTATTAGCCTTTTTCTTTAAGTTCTCCGGAACAATAAGAAAATATAAGTCTAAGGGAAACTTTGCTCCTGCCCCGTTCTATGATGTCAGTAAAAACAGCCTAGTTTCGTTTGCAACAACCGATGACTCCTTTATTTCTACAAATACGGTATCACATATTATTCAAACAAGCAGCAGTAAGGGAAGCAGCGGCAGCAGTACTACGCACACATCTTCCTCAGGACAAACACATGGGGGCGGAGGTAGAAGTTTTTAA
- a CDS encoding SemiSWEET family transporter: protein MNSKFFTILGWVATATAMAMYVSYIPQISNNLNGMKGNWLQPLVAAINCTLWVTYGLMKKPKRDWPIAFANSPGIIFGLVAFITAL from the coding sequence ATGAACTCTAAATTTTTTACGATTTTAGGATGGGTTGCAACCGCAACCGCTATGGCCATGTATGTTTCGTACATTCCGCAAATAAGTAATAATTTAAACGGAATGAAAGGAAATTGGCTTCAGCCCTTGGTTGCTGCAATAAACTGTACTCTTTGGGTAACATACGGGCTTATGAAAAAACCTAAACGGGACTGGCCGATTGCCTTTGCAAATTCACCCGGCATAATTTTCGGTTTGGTTGCCTTTATTACTGCACTTTGA
- a CDS encoding polynucleotide kinase-phosphatase has translation MQINIPKTSLVLLVGVSGSGKSSFAQKHFEKYEIVSSDICRGIVSNDENNQSATNDAFEVFNFILSKRLQNGLLTVADATNIQQEARKKLLNIAHSFHVLPIAIVFDLPQELCEKRNEERTDRKISSGVLRHQMQNLKHSLKNLKKEGFKKLYILRSEEEVNSVTEIIREKLYNDKTDMHGPFDIIGDVHGCYDELVELLQKLNYKIDSVNDDEKNYGFNVSHPENRTAVFLGDLVDRGPASPQVLKLVMSMVRNGSALCVPGNHDMKLHKKLNGKAVQEKHGLAETLQQLENESEEFKNDVKEFLYGLVSHYVLDSGKLVVAHAGLKEEMQGRGSGAVRSFCLYGETTGETDEFGLPVRYNWASEYRGRAKVVYGHTPVPNPQWLNNTIDIDTGCVFGGALTALRYPEEEFVSVKAKKVYSEPVRPIEPKVSFSLQHENDDLLDIEDVTGRRIIQTRLKNNILIREEQSIAALEAVSRFAVNPKWLIYLPPTMSPSETSSLENFLEHPIEAIDYYKSRGVKKIILEEKHMGSRAVLIVCKNTQTAEKKFGIEDEGFGICYTRTGRNFFNDSIIEKEFLTKVQKALTLSNFWEKQSTDWVCLDAELMPWSVKAQSLIHDQYAATGSSAINALSEAEKILNLTKLRGIEGAENLSNIFTQKKVSVEKFIESYRNYCWEVKSIDDYKLAPFHILATEGAVHTDKNHEWHMENIKEICLADKTLFKITPYKIVDVENANEIKDAVDWWLSLTQKGGEGMVIKPFDFVFHAEKHGLVQPAVKCRGKEYLRIIYGPEYCEKENLDRLKKRGLAKKRALALQEFALGVEALERFVKKEPLRRVHESAFAVLALESEAVDPRL, from the coding sequence ATGCAGATTAATATACCCAAGACCTCACTGGTTTTACTTGTCGGAGTTTCGGGCTCCGGTAAAAGCAGCTTTGCACAAAAACATTTTGAAAAATATGAAATTGTTTCTTCCGATATTTGCCGAGGTATAGTTTCAAATGATGAAAATAATCAATCAGCTACAAACGATGCTTTTGAAGTTTTTAATTTTATTCTTTCAAAGCGGCTTCAAAACGGATTACTCACGGTTGCAGATGCGACAAATATTCAGCAGGAAGCAAGAAAAAAACTTCTCAACATAGCCCATTCTTTTCATGTTCTTCCTATTGCAATTGTTTTTGATTTACCTCAAGAGCTTTGTGAAAAACGAAACGAAGAGAGGACAGACAGAAAAATTTCTTCCGGAGTTTTAAGACATCAGATGCAGAACTTAAAACATTCGTTAAAGAATTTAAAGAAAGAAGGCTTTAAAAAACTTTATATTCTAAGATCGGAAGAAGAAGTAAATTCCGTTACGGAAATTATCCGTGAAAAACTTTATAACGATAAAACCGATATGCACGGCCCATTCGATATTATCGGTGATGTGCACGGATGCTATGATGAGCTTGTAGAACTTTTACAAAAACTAAATTACAAAATAGATTCGGTAAACGATGACGAAAAAAATTACGGCTTCAATGTAAGCCATCCCGAAAACCGTACAGCCGTTTTTTTAGGCGATTTGGTAGACAGGGGGCCGGCTTCTCCTCAAGTTTTAAAACTTGTTATGAGCATGGTGCGGAACGGTTCGGCACTCTGTGTTCCCGGCAATCACGATATGAAGCTTCATAAAAAACTTAACGGAAAGGCAGTACAGGAAAAACACGGACTTGCAGAAACCCTTCAGCAGCTAGAAAACGAATCTGAAGAATTTAAAAACGATGTAAAAGAATTTTTATACGGTCTTGTCAGTCACTATGTTTTGGATTCGGGAAAACTGGTTGTCGCCCATGCAGGCTTAAAAGAAGAAATGCAGGGACGCGGTTCAGGGGCAGTGCGTTCTTTTTGTTTATACGGAGAAACTACCGGCGAAACGGATGAGTTCGGTTTACCGGTGAGATATAATTGGGCATCCGAATACCGCGGCAGGGCAAAGGTTGTTTACGGCCATACTCCCGTTCCGAATCCGCAATGGTTGAATAATACGATTGACATAGACACAGGCTGCGTTTTCGGCGGAGCTCTTACAGCCCTCCGTTATCCCGAAGAGGAGTTTGTATCGGTTAAGGCAAAAAAAGTTTATTCGGAACCTGTACGGCCTATCGAACCCAAAGTTTCATTTTCATTGCAGCATGAAAACGATGACCTCCTCGATATTGAAGATGTAACAGGCAGAAGGATTATTCAAACCCGATTAAAAAACAATATACTAATCCGAGAAGAACAGTCCATTGCAGCCCTTGAAGCGGTCAGCCGCTTTGCAGTAAACCCTAAATGGCTTATATATCTTCCGCCCACCATGTCTCCTTCGGAAACAAGCAGCCTTGAAAATTTTTTAGAGCATCCAATTGAAGCTATCGATTATTACAAAAGCCGCGGAGTTAAAAAAATTATTTTGGAAGAAAAGCACATGGGCTCCAGAGCTGTGCTTATTGTTTGCAAAAATACACAGACTGCGGAAAAAAAATTCGGCATTGAAGATGAAGGTTTCGGTATTTGTTATACACGCACGGGAAGAAACTTTTTTAATGATTCAATAATCGAAAAAGAATTTTTAACAAAGGTTCAAAAGGCCTTAACACTTTCAAACTTTTGGGAAAAGCAAAGTACCGATTGGGTTTGTCTTGATGCGGAACTTATGCCTTGGTCTGTAAAAGCCCAAAGTCTTATACATGACCAATATGCGGCAACAGGTTCCTCTGCAATAAACGCTCTTTCAGAAGCGGAAAAAATTTTAAACCTCACAAAATTAAGAGGAATTGAAGGGGCAGAAAACTTATCAAATATTTTTACTCAAAAAAAAGTTTCGGTTGAAAAATTTATTGAATCTTACCGTAATTATTGTTGGGAAGTAAAAAGCATAGATGATTATAAACTCGCTCCTTTCCATATTTTGGCAACGGAAGGTGCTGTGCATACCGATAAAAATCACGAATGGCATATGGAAAACATAAAAGAAATATGTCTTGCCGATAAAACTCTTTTTAAAATTACACCCTATAAAATAGTTGATGTAGAAAACGCGAATGAAATAAAAGACGCAGTAGATTGGTGGTTATCTCTTACACAAAAAGGAGGGGAAGGCATGGTAATAAAACCATTCGATTTTGTCTTCCATGCAGAAAAGCACGGCCTCGTTCAGCCGGCAGTCAAATGCCGAGGTAAAGAATACTTGCGTATTATTTACGGCCCCGAATATTGCGAAAAAGAAAATTTAGACCGTTTAAAGAAAAGGGGCTTAGCAAAAAAAAGAGCCCTAGCCTTGCAGGAATTTGCCTTAGGCGTAGAGGCTCTTGAACGCTTTGTAAAAAAAGAACCTTTAAGGCGAGTTCATGAAAGTGCCTTTGCAGTTCTTGCCCTCGAAAGCGAAGCTGTAGATCCGCGATTGTAG
- a CDS encoding ABC transporter ATP-binding protein, with the protein MNNTEINLAELPLLKIENLSVSFGAKNAPQVLQDFNLDIFERDKIAIIGETGSGKSVMLLAVLKLLPKNAEVQGTAFFNNRNLLSLDRKTLNSIRGKEISYIPQGSGNSLNPLLKVGYQVGEPLIIHYGYSKKNAEKEAVNLLRKFNLGSEEERAVQYPHTYSGGMKQRAMIAMGISAGAHLIFADEPTKGLDSRRLKMVEQAFKLLKEETYVCVTHDLNFAKNISKRLCVMHSSYSVEIGLTEEVFAKPYHPYTEDIIRAMPENGLQYKAKSMQRPVYETGCRYASNCEYAFEKCKQTPPMIDIEKNRKVRCWKYA; encoded by the coding sequence ATGAATAATACTGAAATAAACTTAGCTGAACTTCCTCTTCTCAAAATAGAAAACTTAAGTGTTTCATTCGGAGCAAAGAATGCTCCTCAAGTTCTTCAAGATTTTAATTTAGATATTTTTGAAAGAGACAAAATTGCAATTATAGGTGAGACTGGCAGCGGAAAAAGCGTTATGCTTTTAGCTGTGTTAAAACTTTTACCTAAAAATGCAGAAGTGCAGGGGACCGCTTTTTTTAATAATCGGAATCTTTTAAGCCTTGACCGTAAAACTTTAAACTCCATTAGAGGAAAAGAAATATCCTACATTCCTCAAGGCAGCGGAAACTCTTTAAATCCGCTTCTTAAAGTGGGTTATCAAGTCGGAGAGCCTCTTATAATTCATTACGGGTATTCCAAAAAAAATGCGGAGAAAGAAGCCGTAAACCTTTTACGCAAATTCAATTTAGGTAGTGAAGAAGAACGGGCCGTTCAATATCCTCACACTTACAGCGGCGGAATGAAGCAAAGGGCTATGATTGCAATGGGTATTTCCGCAGGAGCCCATTTAATATTTGCTGATGAGCCTACAAAGGGCTTAGACTCAAGACGTCTTAAAATGGTTGAACAAGCATTTAAACTCTTAAAAGAAGAGACCTATGTTTGCGTTACCCATGACCTTAATTTTGCAAAAAACATAAGCAAAAGATTATGTGTTATGCATTCTTCATATAGCGTAGAAATTGGATTGACCGAAGAAGTATTTGCAAAACCCTATCACCCGTATACCGAAGATATAATAAGGGCGATGCCCGAAAACGGTCTACAGTATAAGGCAAAGAGTATGCAGCGTCCCGTTTATGAAACAGGATGCAGATATGCTTCAAACTGTGAATATGCTTTTGAAAAATGTAAACAAACCCCTCCCATGATAGACATAGAAAAAAACAGGAAAGTAAGGTGCTGGAAATATGCTTGA
- a CDS encoding SPFH domain-containing protein has protein sequence MGLISAAVGAVGGGLADQWLEVIEAGDMGEGVVLAKGVAVRTDKRNTNKKGSSDVVSNGSIIHVNQNQFMMLVDGGKIVDYTAEPGYFKVENSASPSLFGGQFGDALKETFSRFKFGGTTPMKQEVFYVNLQEIKGIRFGTPNPLQYFDNFYNAELFLRTFGNYSIKITDPIKFFKEACPRDAENVHIDEINEQYLSEFLEALQAAISQMSMEGERISFIPSKGTVLSKHMSEILDDSWKELRGMEVLSVGIASISYDDESKELINMRNKGAMLGDPTVREGYVQGSIARGMEAAGSNQAGAGMAFMGMGMGMNAAGGFMGQASQTNMQQMQMNQAAQGAGQQQGSAKAAGEWFCTECGHKNTGKFCAECGTPKPAGSGCPSCGAEVKPGAKFCPECGTKL, from the coding sequence ATGGGTCTTATATCAGCAGCAGTTGGAGCAGTGGGCGGCGGTTTGGCCGATCAATGGCTCGAAGTTATTGAAGCAGGAGATATGGGTGAGGGCGTTGTCCTTGCAAAAGGAGTTGCTGTCCGCACAGATAAACGTAACACAAACAAAAAAGGTTCAAGCGATGTCGTTTCAAACGGTTCTATTATACATGTAAATCAAAACCAGTTTATGATGTTGGTGGACGGGGGAAAGATAGTCGATTATACGGCGGAGCCGGGATATTTTAAGGTTGAAAATTCGGCATCGCCCTCCCTATTCGGCGGTCAATTCGGAGATGCCCTAAAAGAAACCTTCAGCCGTTTTAAATTCGGCGGAACCACCCCGATGAAACAGGAAGTATTTTATGTTAATTTACAGGAGATCAAGGGTATTAGGTTCGGTACTCCCAATCCATTGCAATACTTTGACAACTTCTATAATGCGGAGTTGTTTTTGCGCACCTTCGGAAACTATTCGATTAAAATAACCGACCCAATCAAGTTTTTTAAAGAAGCTTGTCCTCGTGATGCCGAAAATGTTCACATTGATGAAATAAACGAACAATACTTGAGCGAATTCTTAGAAGCCTTACAGGCTGCCATCAGTCAAATGTCTATGGAAGGCGAACGCATTTCCTTTATTCCTTCAAAGGGAACGGTTTTAAGCAAACACATGTCCGAGATTCTGGATGATTCATGGAAGGAATTACGCGGAATGGAGGTGCTTTCAGTCGGTATTGCAAGTATTTCCTATGATGATGAATCTAAAGAACTCATCAACATGCGCAATAAGGGAGCTATGCTCGGCGATCCTACCGTACGGGAAGGCTATGTGCAAGGCTCTATTGCCCGCGGTATGGAAGCGGCAGGTTCGAATCAGGCAGGAGCAGGAATGGCCTTTATGGGTATGGGCATGGGCATGAATGCGGCAGGCGGTTTTATGGGACAGGCAAGTCAAACCAATATGCAGCAGATGCAAATGAATCAAGCTGCTCAAGGAGCCGGTCAACAACAAGGCAGCGCTAAGGCAGCAGGAGAATGGTTTTGCACCGAGTGCGGCCACAAGAATACCGGAAAGTTTTGTGCCGAATGCGGAACTCCTAAACCTGCAGGCAGCGGCTGCCCTTCATGCGGTGCGGAAGTAAAGCCGGGAGCAAAATTCTGTCCCGAATGCGGAACAAAATTATAA